The following are from one region of the Ignavibacteriota bacterium genome:
- the mazG gene encoding nucleoside triphosphate pyrophosphohydrolase: MTGNKFNEFVEIVKRLRKECPWDREQTNDSIKAATIEEAYEVVEAIDKHNFDELKKELGDLLLHVVFHTIIASEKNNISIDDVIDSITKKLIRRHPHVFGDVKVSGADEVKKNWEEIKLEEGRDSVLEGVPEMLPALQRAHRLQEKAAKVGFDWEKKEDVWKKVIEEIEEMHEVEKLKNQNSNLKSDAEFHNKLEDEIGDVFFALVNYARFLEINPENALRRTNSKFIKRFNYIEEKIKTSGRKLFESNLKEMDFYWEESKKII, translated from the coding sequence ATGACTGGTAACAAATTTAACGAATTCGTTGAGATAGTTAAAAGATTAAGAAAAGAATGTCCGTGGGATCGCGAACAAACAAATGATTCAATCAAAGCAGCAACTATCGAAGAAGCTTATGAAGTAGTTGAAGCAATTGACAAACATAATTTTGATGAACTCAAAAAAGAACTCGGTGATTTACTGCTCCATGTTGTTTTCCATACCATTATCGCTTCAGAAAAAAATAATATATCAATAGATGATGTAATTGATTCAATCACAAAAAAATTGATTCGAAGACATCCACATGTTTTCGGCGATGTAAAGGTTTCGGGAGCTGACGAAGTTAAAAAGAATTGGGAAGAAATTAAACTTGAAGAAGGACGTGATTCAGTTTTGGAAGGTGTACCCGAAATGCTTCCTGCATTGCAGAGAGCTCACAGACTTCAGGAGAAAGCTGCAAAAGTAGGTTTTGATTGGGAGAAAAAAGAAGACGTTTGGAAAAAAGTAATTGAAGAAATTGAAGAGATGCATGAAGTAGAAAAGCTCAAAAATCAAAATTCAAATCTCAAAAGCGATGCGGAGTTTCATAATAAATTAGAAGATGAAATTGGTGATGTTTTTTTTGCTTTAGTAAATTACGCACGATTTTTAGAAATAAATCCTGAAAATGCTCTGAGAAGAACAAATTCCAAATTCATTAAAAGATTTAATTATATCGAAGAAAAAATAAAAACTTCAGGAAGAAAACTATTTGAATCAAATCTTAAAGAAATGGATTTTTATTGGGAAGAAAGTAAAAAAATAATTTAG
- the radC gene encoding DNA repair protein RadC: MKGENDKKLTVKELPHDDRPREKLLLRGAHNLSDAELIAILLRTGKKGKSVIEIARELINKERNLALLATRSVLSLTKVSGIGKDKAATLAAAFELSRRILTQPKLIINKKITSPQEVAEFFIPVLRDEVKEQFIVVCLNSANKVSKYETISVGNLNSSVVHPREVFKVAIDNNSASIILIHNHPSGNPEPSNEDIRITKKLVETGKILEIPVFDHVIIAGETYTSFVEKRLF; this comes from the coding sequence ATGAAGGGAGAAAATGATAAAAAGCTGACCGTAAAAGAACTTCCTCATGATGATCGACCAAGAGAAAAGTTATTGTTAAGAGGTGCGCACAATCTTTCTGATGCTGAATTGATTGCTATTTTACTTAGAACCGGAAAAAAAGGCAAGTCAGTAATTGAAATTGCGCGTGAACTTATTAATAAAGAAAGAAATTTGGCTCTTCTTGCAACGCGTTCAGTTTTATCGCTTACAAAAGTAAGCGGAATTGGTAAAGATAAAGCTGCAACTCTTGCTGCTGCGTTTGAATTGAGCAGAAGAATATTGACTCAGCCAAAATTGATCATAAATAAAAAAATAACCTCGCCGCAGGAAGTTGCTGAATTTTTTATTCCTGTTCTGCGGGATGAAGTTAAAGAACAATTTATAGTTGTTTGTTTAAATTCTGCCAACAAAGTCAGTAAATACGAAACGATTTCAGTTGGTAATTTGAATTCGAGTGTTGTACATCCGCGTGAAGTATTTAAAGTTGCAATAGATAATAATTCAGCCAGCATAATTCTGATTCATAATCACCCCAGTGGTAATCCGGAACCAAGTAATGAGGATATAAGAATAACAAAAAAACTTGTTGAAACAGGTAAGATTCTTGAAATTCCGGTGTTTGACCATGTAATTATTGCAGGAGAGACTTATACAAGTTTTGTTGAAAAACGTCTTTTTTAA
- the accC gene encoding acetyl-CoA carboxylase biotin carboxylase subunit, with protein MFNKILIANRGEIALRVIRTCKEMGIKTVAVYSESDKDSLHVTFADEAVCIGPPFAKDSYLKIPSIISAAQVTGADAIHPGYGFLAENANFSEICQESNIKFIGPAPEMIRAMGDKAFAKDTMKKNLVPVIPGSDGIVENVDQAKILAKEIGFPVIIKASAGGGGKGMRIVWDEDEFQKAFQTARTEAEAAFANGDVYIEKYIENPRHIEIQILGDQHGNVYHYGERDCSIQRRHQKLIEESPSPAVDDELRNKMGEAAIRGAQSVNYEGAGTIEFLLDKHKNFYFMEMNTRIQVEHPVTELIYDVELVRQQILVAAGEKIASKPKKPHGHAIEFRINAEDPENNFRPSPGKITSLHFPGGFGVRVDSHIYQSYSIPPYYDSLMAKLIVWGTDRERAIMRGKRALSEFIVEGVKTTVPFHLKVLEDPRFISGNFDTSFLEKF; from the coding sequence TTGTTTAATAAAATATTAATCGCCAACCGGGGCGAGATTGCTCTTCGGGTAATCCGTACTTGCAAAGAGATGGGGATTAAAACAGTTGCTGTCTATTCTGAATCTGATAAAGATTCTCTTCACGTTACTTTTGCTGATGAAGCTGTTTGTATTGGTCCTCCTTTTGCAAAAGACAGCTACCTGAAAATCCCATCAATTATTTCTGCAGCTCAGGTTACTGGTGCTGATGCGATTCATCCTGGTTATGGATTTCTTGCTGAGAATGCAAACTTCTCTGAGATTTGCCAGGAATCCAATATAAAATTTATTGGTCCGGCTCCTGAAATGATTCGAGCAATGGGTGACAAAGCTTTTGCTAAAGATACTATGAAAAAAAATTTGGTTCCTGTAATTCCAGGCAGTGATGGAATTGTTGAAAATGTGGATCAGGCAAAAATTCTCGCCAAAGAAATTGGATTCCCGGTTATCATCAAAGCATCAGCCGGCGGTGGCGGAAAAGGAATGAGAATAGTCTGGGATGAAGATGAATTTCAAAAAGCTTTTCAGACTGCAAGAACCGAAGCAGAAGCAGCATTTGCTAATGGTGATGTTTACATTGAAAAGTATATAGAAAATCCCCGGCATATAGAAATTCAGATTTTAGGTGATCAGCATGGAAATGTTTACCATTATGGAGAGAGGGATTGTTCAATTCAAAGAAGACATCAAAAGTTGATTGAGGAATCACCTTCACCTGCAGTTGATGACGAACTTAGAAATAAAATGGGGGAAGCAGCAATAAGAGGTGCACAATCAGTAAATTACGAAGGTGCTGGAACGATAGAATTTTTGCTCGATAAACATAAAAACTTTTATTTCATGGAGATGAATACCAGGATTCAGGTTGAACACCCTGTTACAGAACTTATTTATGATGTCGAGCTTGTTAGACAGCAAATCCTCGTTGCCGCTGGTGAAAAGATAGCATCAAAACCTAAAAAGCCTCACGGACATGCAATTGAATTCAGAATAAACGCAGAGGATCCAGAAAATAATTTCAGACCTTCACCTGGAAAAATTACTTCGTTACATTTTCCCGGTGGATTCGGTGTAAGAGTTGACTCGCATATTTATCAATCGTACTCTATTCCGCCATATTATGATTCATTGATGGCAAAACTAATTGTTTGGGGTACGGATAGAGAGCGTGCGATTATGCGCGGTAAACGAGCGCTAAGTGAATTTATCGTTGAAGGTGTAAAAACAACAGTTCCTTTCCATTTGAAAGTTCTGGAGGATCCAAGATTCATAAGTGGTAATTTTGATACAAGTTTTTTAGAAAAATTTTAA
- the guaA gene encoding glutamine-hydrolyzing GMP synthase, with the protein MKQRDLILIIDFGSQYTQLIARRVREVKVYSEIHPHTISFQQILELNPKGIILSGGPMSVYDDSAPDIDPQIFNLKVPFLGLCYGLQLICKNFGGKVEPAVDREYGKSILRITDNTDILHGVEDASIVWMSHGDYLTELPKGFKIIGESDHSPICAISNPSKRFYGLQFHPEVVHTEKGEKIINNFLFDICKCKGDWTPQNFIEEQLEKIKSTVGNSKAICALSGGVDSTTAAVLVGKAIGENLICIHIDNGLMRKNESDKIGRLLDEKLKLNHIHVDASKKFLKNLKGISDPEKKRKIIGKTFIDVFEDEAAKIKDAKYLVQGTLYPDVIESVSVKGASATIKSHHNVGGLPEKMHLKLIEPFRELFKDEVRNVGRSLNIPPELINRHPFPGPGLAVRILGEITNEKLEIIREADDIFITSIKEAGLYNSIWQAFTVLLPVSSVGVMGDARTYEYVLSLRAVTSVDGMTADWFAFDPEFLASVSNKIINKVKGINRVVYDISSKPPATIEWE; encoded by the coding sequence ATGAAACAGCGAGACTTAATTTTAATTATCGACTTTGGCTCTCAATATACCCAGCTTATTGCACGCAGAGTCAGAGAAGTAAAAGTTTACTCAGAAATTCATCCTCATACTATTTCCTTCCAACAAATTCTGGAGCTTAATCCAAAGGGAATAATTCTTTCCGGCGGTCCAATGAGCGTTTATGATGATTCTGCACCTGATATTGATCCTCAAATATTCAATCTGAAAGTTCCATTTCTTGGTCTTTGTTATGGTTTGCAATTAATATGTAAAAACTTTGGCGGAAAAGTTGAACCTGCTGTCGATCGTGAATATGGTAAATCGATTTTAAGAATAACTGATAATACTGATATATTGCATGGAGTTGAGGATGCTTCAATTGTCTGGATGAGCCATGGGGATTATTTAACCGAGCTGCCAAAAGGTTTTAAAATTATAGGTGAGTCAGATCATTCTCCGATTTGCGCAATATCAAATCCTTCAAAAAGATTTTACGGACTTCAGTTTCATCCGGAAGTTGTTCATACTGAAAAAGGAGAAAAAATTATTAACAACTTCCTTTTTGATATATGTAAGTGCAAAGGAGACTGGACGCCTCAGAATTTTATTGAAGAACAACTGGAAAAAATTAAATCAACGGTTGGGAACTCGAAAGCAATATGTGCGCTCAGCGGTGGTGTTGATTCTACAACTGCAGCAGTATTAGTTGGCAAAGCAATCGGCGAAAATTTAATCTGCATACATATTGATAATGGCTTGATGCGTAAAAATGAAAGTGATAAGATAGGAAGATTACTTGATGAGAAACTTAAACTTAATCATATACATGTAGATGCTTCGAAGAAGTTCCTGAAAAATCTTAAAGGTATTTCTGATCCTGAAAAGAAACGCAAAATAATCGGAAAAACATTTATCGATGTCTTTGAAGATGAAGCAGCTAAAATTAAAGATGCAAAGTATCTCGTTCAGGGTACTCTTTATCCGGATGTAATTGAATCTGTTTCTGTGAAAGGAGCATCAGCAACAATAAAAAGCCATCATAATGTTGGTGGACTACCAGAAAAAATGCATCTGAAATTAATCGAACCATTTCGTGAATTGTTTAAAGATGAAGTAAGAAATGTAGGCAGGAGCCTTAATATTCCACCTGAATTAATTAATCGTCATCCGTTTCCCGGACCCGGTCTTGCAGTCAGAATATTAGGTGAAATCACAAATGAAAAACTTGAAATTATCAGAGAAGCAGATGATATTTTCATCACGTCAATTAAAGAAGCTGGATTATATAACAGCATCTGGCAAGCATTCACTGTTTTACTTCCGGTAAGTTCGGTTGGAGTTATGGGTGACGCAAGAACTTATGAATATGTTCTTTCATTGCGTGCAGTAACCTCAGTTGATGGAATGACCGCCGATTGGTTTGCATTCGATCCTGAATTCCTTGCTTCTGTTTCGAATAAAATAATAAATAAAGTAAAAGGTATAAACCGCGTTGTTTATGATATAAGTTCTAAACCACCGGCAACGATTGAATGGGAATAA
- a CDS encoding PhoH family protein — protein MTAIEKKIIIENVNMLDFLGFNDSNLRILEDRFNTSITVRGDNVILKGVIEEVEIIEKVLKEMTYVLNTSGRLGTNDVNTILDLTIEGKEIVNEEEFDSIVLYTKKDVIKARTPGQINYINLARKNDICFAIGPAGTGKTYLAVAIAVSALKRGLVKKLILARPAVEAGESLGFLPGDFREKIDPYLRPLYDALDDMIPSEKLKNYIEKRIIEIVPLAYMRGRTLNNAYVILDEAQNSTTMQMKMFLTRLGGNSKSIITGDITQIDLPAKQASGLIQAKEILSNVEGVAFVYFDKSDVVRHKLVKDIIDAYEKFNNNKNGS, from the coding sequence ATGACAGCCATCGAAAAGAAAATAATTATAGAAAATGTTAATATGCTCGATTTTCTCGGGTTCAACGATTCAAATCTTAGAATACTTGAGGATAGGTTTAATACTTCAATAACTGTAAGAGGAGATAATGTAATTCTGAAAGGTGTTATTGAAGAAGTTGAAATTATAGAAAAAGTTCTGAAGGAAATGACATACGTTCTTAATACGAGCGGACGTTTGGGAACTAATGACGTAAATACTATTCTCGATCTAACTATAGAAGGCAAAGAAATTGTCAATGAAGAAGAATTTGATTCAATAGTTCTTTACACAAAAAAGGATGTCATTAAGGCGAGAACTCCCGGACAGATTAATTATATAAACCTTGCTCGTAAGAATGATATTTGCTTTGCGATTGGTCCTGCCGGAACAGGAAAAACTTATCTTGCTGTGGCGATTGCTGTCTCTGCGTTAAAACGCGGGTTGGTTAAAAAATTAATTCTTGCAAGACCGGCTGTGGAAGCTGGAGAAAGCCTCGGATTTCTGCCAGGTGATTTTCGTGAAAAAATAGATCCATATCTTCGACCACTTTATGATGCACTTGATGATATGATACCATCAGAAAAATTAAAAAACTACATTGAAAAAAGAATTATCGAAATAGTTCCGCTTGCATATATGCGTGGAAGAACTTTGAATAATGCGTATGTGATCCTTGATGAGGCTCAGAACTCTACAACTATGCAGATGAAAATGTTTTTAACGCGACTGGGAGGCAATTCAAAATCGATTATAACTGGTGACATAACGCAAATTGATCTTCCCGCTAAACAGGCAAGTGGATTAATCCAGGCAAAAGAAATTTTGTCGAATGTTGAAGGAGTTGCCTTTGTATATTTTGATAAGAGTGATGTCGTTAGACATAAACTTGTGAAGGATATTATTGATGCGTACGAGAAGTTTAATAATAATAAAAACGGCAGCTAA
- a CDS encoding ABC transporter substrate-binding protein: MSFNYSNILLLTGLLLLVFYSNGLTQSEQEQIQIKFNNSLALFDSARYEEALVGFNQILSDYKYNSKTTVSEFFIAKIHLELKQFNQFKYTADRFLQNYPTSLYVDEFRMLLTKYFLEIANYYNAFKEILNIIDNTTSSSYEQNARKTGEGIAAKYLNDIQLDRINSSYSSDKIKAFVLLQKAKYYLRNGNAYSAKNTLKEIVENYSQSIDYNEAQRLSENETESFLPMTAVIGVMLPLDINEQGEYKSQPAAEILEGIKFAVDEFNKSREEKIGLLIRDTKKDIQQIKNVRDEFVELNSLVAVIGPIFSNEVRIALDEFDDYDIPIISPTATDDDLTSISHNFFQANPSFSVRGKVMAQYIYYVENKRNISVLNSIDSYAPILASSFIGEFEKLGGRIIRKESFGSDISDFSIPISKIYSDSMIVEGIYIPFSDNSVTPLILSEMVKYNVKIPLFGNQDWFTAKGFETAPEISNNIIFESDYFVDYSSETYQHFSDQFISVTGKDVNRNTLYGYDAAKFLLTAFRNSSHDRKSLTEKMLSGMVSRGMQNNISFDERRVNRFLNIIRFKDSVFELVDKFKLSQ; the protein is encoded by the coding sequence ATGTCATTTAATTATTCAAATATACTTTTATTAACAGGATTGTTACTACTTGTTTTTTATAGCAATGGTTTAACTCAATCGGAACAGGAACAAATCCAAATCAAATTCAACAATTCATTAGCATTATTTGATTCAGCAAGGTATGAAGAAGCCCTGGTTGGATTTAATCAAATTTTATCTGATTATAAGTACAATTCAAAAACAACTGTATCTGAATTTTTCATTGCTAAAATTCATCTTGAACTGAAGCAATTCAATCAGTTTAAATATACTGCGGATCGATTCCTGCAAAATTATCCAACTAGTTTATATGTTGATGAATTCAGGATGTTGTTAACTAAGTACTTTCTGGAAATCGCTAACTATTACAATGCATTTAAGGAAATATTAAATATAATAGATAACACAACATCTTCTTCCTATGAACAAAACGCAAGAAAAACCGGAGAAGGTATCGCAGCAAAATATCTGAATGACATTCAGTTAGATCGGATAAATTCTTCATACAGCAGTGATAAGATTAAAGCATTTGTTTTACTTCAAAAGGCAAAGTACTATCTCAGAAACGGAAATGCTTATAGCGCAAAAAATACATTGAAAGAGATAGTAGAGAATTATTCTCAGTCAATTGATTACAACGAAGCTCAACGGTTATCAGAAAATGAAACAGAAAGTTTTTTACCAATGACTGCTGTGATAGGTGTGATGCTTCCACTTGATATTAATGAGCAGGGTGAATACAAATCACAACCTGCAGCAGAAATTCTTGAAGGAATTAAGTTCGCAGTTGATGAATTCAATAAATCAAGAGAAGAAAAGATTGGATTACTGATTCGTGATACAAAAAAAGATATTCAACAAATCAAAAATGTACGAGATGAGTTTGTTGAATTAAATTCACTTGTTGCTGTTATTGGTCCTATCTTTAGCAATGAAGTGCGAATAGCTCTTGATGAGTTTGATGATTACGATATACCAATTATTTCACCTACAGCGACAGATGATGATTTAACCAGCATAAGCCATAATTTCTTCCAGGCAAATCCATCATTTTCCGTCAGAGGTAAAGTTATGGCACAATATATCTACTACGTCGAAAATAAAAGAAACATTTCAGTACTGAATTCCATTGACAGCTACGCACCAATTCTTGCTTCATCATTCATTGGGGAATTTGAAAAACTTGGTGGAAGAATTATCCGAAAAGAATCATTCGGTAGTGATATTTCTGACTTCAGCATCCCGATTTCAAAAATTTACAGCGATTCAATGATTGTTGAAGGGATATATATTCCGTTTTCAGATAATTCTGTAACTCCTTTAATATTGTCTGAAATGGTTAAATATAATGTTAAAATACCGTTATTTGGTAATCAGGATTGGTTCACCGCAAAAGGTTTTGAAACTGCACCTGAGATAAGTAATAATATTATTTTTGAATCTGATTACTTTGTTGACTATAGTTCAGAAACTTATCAGCATTTTAGCGATCAGTTTATTTCTGTAACCGGGAAAGATGTAAATCGTAATACATTATATGGATACGATGCAGCAAAATTCCTGCTCACTGCATTTAGAAACAGCAGCCATGATAGAAAAAGTCTTACAGAAAAAATGTTATCAGGTATGGTTAGCAGGGGTATGCAGAATAATATTTCTTTTGATGAAAGAAGAGTAAACAGGTTCCTTAATATTATTCGATTTAAAGATAGCGTCTTTGAATTAGTTGATAAATTCAAACTGAGCCAGTAA
- a CDS encoding RidA family protein encodes MMFEEKIKQLGITIPDPVKPLAAYIPAMQVGNLVMTSGQVPIANGAVKFHGKVGRDLTEDEGRDAAKLCAINCLSAVKSVIGNLDKIKRVLKLTVFIASAEGFTAQPKVANGASEFIGEIFGEAGKHVRSAVGVSELPLNSAVEIEMIVEVKS; translated from the coding sequence ATTATGTTCGAAGAAAAAATTAAACAGCTTGGAATTACTATTCCAGATCCAGTTAAACCACTTGCTGCATATATTCCGGCAATGCAGGTCGGAAATCTCGTGATGACTTCGGGACAAGTGCCTATTGCCAACGGTGCAGTAAAATTCCATGGAAAAGTCGGGAGAGATTTAACAGAAGACGAAGGAAGAGATGCGGCGAAACTTTGTGCAATCAATTGTCTGAGTGCTGTGAAGAGTGTAATTGGAAATCTTGATAAAATCAAAAGAGTACTGAAGTTAACAGTTTTTATAGCCAGCGCGGAAGGATTTACTGCACAGCCAAAAGTTGCAAACGGTGCATCAGAATTTATTGGTGAAATATTTGGTGAAGCAGGAAAACACGTTCGAAGCGCAGTTGGTGTAAGTGAACTGCCTCTGAACTCTGCAGTGGAGATCGAGATGATTGTCGAAGTAAAAAGTTAG
- a CDS encoding LysM peptidoglycan-binding domain-containing protein, with amino-acid sequence MKLAKILVAIISLSFLLSLSSFAQETEMTEEEWEAEMTRLTGQKQALTSEIATLQKDIENLNTVKAGLQDPEQCIDELYALVGATRSDVDNFRNAVNELDGKIKRKESPKADRQADLNALKMNKISALPEFFDKVHNKMQKALDEWIDAPPVISYNVVKGDCLWNIAKKKEHYGNGFAWPVIYKANREKIKNPDLIYPNQQFSIPPLTQEEKDKYEKLRANYKPAPVQ; translated from the coding sequence ATGAAACTTGCAAAAATTTTAGTTGCTATCATTTCCCTTTCTTTCCTGTTATCTCTTTCTTCCTTTGCGCAGGAAACAGAGATGACTGAAGAAGAATGGGAAGCCGAAATGACCAGGCTTACCGGTCAGAAACAAGCTTTAACATCTGAGATTGCAACCCTTCAGAAGGATATTGAGAATCTCAATACTGTAAAAGCTGGCCTTCAGGATCCAGAACAGTGTATCGACGAACTTTATGCACTTGTTGGTGCTACAAGAAGTGATGTGGATAATTTCAGAAATGCTGTTAATGAACTTGATGGTAAGATTAAAAGAAAAGAATCACCAAAAGCTGACAGACAAGCTGATCTGAATGCTTTGAAGATGAACAAAATAAGTGCATTACCTGAATTTTTCGATAAAGTTCATAACAAGATGCAAAAAGCTCTTGACGAATGGATTGATGCTCCTCCGGTAATTTCTTATAATGTTGTTAAAGGCGACTGTCTCTGGAATATTGCCAAGAAGAAAGAGCATTACGGAAACGGTTTTGCATGGCCGGTTATCTACAAAGCCAACAGAGAGAAAATTAAGAATCCGGATCTGATCTATCCTAATCAACAGTTTTCAATTCCACCGCTGACTCAGGAAGAGAAAGATAAGTATGAAAAATTGAGAGCTAATTACAAACCAGCTCCGGTTCAATAA
- a CDS encoding aminodeoxychorismate/anthranilate synthase component II — protein sequence MKILVIDNFDSFTFNLVQLLGKYRSKLLVVMNDDKINSIRAFQPDKILISPGPGRPENSALTLEAIKEFGNSIPILGVCLGMQAICYLFGAEIVKAENIYHGKTSAIIHDNKTIFNNLPQHFDAMRYHSLIVKENTISDEIEVSAKAVSGEVMGIRHKIYSLEGIQFHPESILTPTGKKLIKNWLNLD from the coding sequence TTGAAAATACTTGTAATTGATAATTTCGACTCGTTTACTTTTAATCTTGTTCAACTGCTCGGGAAATACAGAAGTAAGTTGCTGGTTGTCATGAATGATGATAAAATAAATTCAATCAGGGCATTTCAGCCTGACAAAATCCTCATTTCACCCGGACCGGGACGACCTGAAAATTCAGCTTTAACTCTCGAAGCTATTAAAGAATTTGGTAATTCAATTCCAATACTTGGTGTTTGTCTCGGTATGCAGGCAATTTGTTATTTGTTCGGTGCTGAAATTGTTAAAGCTGAAAATATTTATCACGGGAAAACTTCTGCAATAATCCACGACAACAAAACCATTTTCAACAACCTGCCACAGCACTTCGACGCAATGAGATATCATTCTCTGATTGTAAAAGAGAATACTATCTCAGATGAAATTGAAGTATCAGCTAAAGCGGTTTCCGGTGAAGTTATGGGAATTCGTCATAAGATTTATTCGCTTGAAGGAATACAATTCCATCCTGAATCAATACTTACACCAACTGGTAAAAAGCTAATAAAAAACTGGCTGAATCTTGACTAA
- a CDS encoding aspartate 1-decarboxylase — MQREMLKSKIHRVTVTQAELYYEGSITVDKNLLEAANIVRYEKVQVLNFNNGTRLDTYTIEGPAGSGTICLNGPAARFGAVGDEIIIVSYVSIPEESIKNYMPKIVLVDKNNNITKIL, encoded by the coding sequence TTGCAAAGAGAAATGTTAAAATCCAAAATCCACCGTGTAACTGTTACACAGGCTGAATTGTATTATGAAGGAAGTATCACTGTAGATAAAAATTTATTGGAAGCTGCCAATATTGTACGCTATGAAAAAGTTCAGGTTTTAAATTTTAATAATGGAACACGTCTTGATACATATACGATCGAAGGTCCGGCTGGTAGTGGTACAATTTGTCTAAATGGACCTGCTGCGAGATTCGGTGCAGTTGGTGATGAAATAATTATAGTCAGTTATGTTAGCATTCCTGAAGAAAGCATAAAGAACTATATGCCAAAGATCGTTTTGGTGGATAAGAATAATAATATAACAAAGATACTTTAG
- the gcvH gene encoding glycine cleavage system protein GcvH: MKIPDNVKYTNDHEWVRVEGNIGIIGVTDYAQGELGDVVFLDIDSDLKEITKGNSIGTIEAVKTVSDILAPFSGKIIEINKTLSDSPELVNSDPYGEGWMIKAEIANPSEINDLLDAASYKALIGQ, translated from the coding sequence ATGAAAATACCAGATAATGTAAAATATACTAATGATCATGAATGGGTTCGCGTTGAAGGAAATATTGGCATAATTGGAGTAACTGATTATGCTCAGGGCGAACTTGGTGATGTAGTTTTTTTAGACATTGATTCAGATTTAAAGGAAATCACAAAAGGCAATTCAATTGGAACGATTGAAGCGGTGAAAACGGTCAGCGATATTTTAGCTCCTTTCAGTGGTAAGATAATCGAGATTAATAAAACATTATCAGATTCACCGGAACTCGTGAATTCCGATCCGTATGGTGAAGGCTGGATGATTAAAGCAGAAATTGCTAATCCGTCAGAGATCAATGATTTACTTGATGCAGCTTCGTACAAAGCTTTGATAGGTCAGTAA